TAATGTCCCGTCCGACGCCGGCGACGTAGACGTTGCCCTCTTGGTCGGCCAGGCGGCGTTTCCGGAATTCGAACGGAATCGTCTGGCCGTCTTTCCGGACGAGTTCAGCCTCGATCGTCGAGGCTCCATCGAGGAACGCCGCTTCGATATCCGCCCGGATTCTAGCCCGGTCCGTGTCAGCGAACAACTCGAGGGCGTCCATCGATAGCAGCTCTGCCCGCTCGTAGCCGGTCTTTTCGACTGCCTGCTCGGTCACACGAACGATTTCGCCGTCTTCGTTTAGGACGTAAACAACGTCTTCGAGGACGTCGAGTGCGTCTTCCAGAAACGTTCGGTCGTGTTCCCGCGAGCGCCCGGCGTCACGCTGGTCGGAGATATCTCGCATCACTTGCAAGAACCCTTCGTGGGTGCCTTCCGCGTCGAAGACCGCGCTCGTCGTCACGTCCGCCCAGAACGTCGACCCGTCCGACCGCACGCGCCAGCCCCCATCCTCGACGGTTCCTTCTGTGCGTGCTTCGTCCAGTCTCTGTTCGGGGACGGCCGCCTCACGTTTATCTTCGGGGTACAACGCCGAGACGTGTTCACCCAGAATGGCCCGGCTATCGTAGCCAAGGAGCCCCTCGGCCCCGTCGTTCCAGCTCGTGACGAACCCTTCCGGGTCGAGGCTGACGATCGCGTATCCCTCGACGGCGTCGACGAACCGCTCGAATCGCTGGCGCTCGCGCCGTAACGTCTGCTCGCGGTGTTTCTGTTCGGTAATATCGTCGACCAGACACAGCAGCGTTCCGGCGTCGGTCATCGCCAACGCGTGGTCGACGATTACCCGGTTGCCGTCCGCACAGACGTGGACGCTCTCGCCCGACCAGGAACCCGCCGCCGGGATCGCCGGCAGGATCTCTTCGTAGACCTGTTCGACGTGCTCGTCGGGATAGAGTTTCTCCCAGTGCTCGCCTTCTAGGTCGGCCGGCTCGTAGCCGAACGTCTCGGCGTACGCGTCGTTGACGTACAAGAAAGTCCCCGCTTGGTCGATAAACGAGATACCTTCCCGGGCCGTTTCGATCGCTTTGAACGTGTGCTCGACTTCCAGTTCCGCGTAGTACTGTCTCGTCGCGTCTTCGATTCGCTTCGCCAAGACCGTGTACTGGTCAGTACCGCTCTTCTTGGGGGTGTAGTCGGTGACACCAGCCGAGATCGCCTCGCTTGCGATCCCTTCGTCGCCCTTGCCGGTGAACAGAATAAAGGGGAGATCGGGCCGCTGCTCCCGGATGGCATCGAGCAACTCCAGACCGGTCGCCCCTCCCATATCGTAGTCGCTGACGACGCAATCGACGTGTTCGTTTTCGATCGTTTCGAGGGCCTGTGAGACGCTCTCGGCACGCAGCACCTCGATCGTGTCGCCCTCACGCTCGAGGTAGACCGCGACCATCTCCGCGTAGGCCTGGTCGTCGTCGACGTGGAGGACGGTGATCCGATCGGAGTCCCGAAGTAACCCGGCCCCAGCC
The sequence above is drawn from the Halorhabdus sp. CBA1104 genome and encodes:
- a CDS encoding PAS domain S-box protein, with product MATTDSDPPDSRAGAGLLRDSDRITVLHVDDDQAYAEMVAVYLEREGDTIEVLRAESVSQALETIENEHVDCVVSDYDMGGATGLELLDAIREQRPDLPFILFTGKGDEGIASEAISAGVTDYTPKKSGTDQYTVLAKRIEDATRQYYAELEVEHTFKAIETAREGISFIDQAGTFLYVNDAYAETFGYEPADLEGEHWEKLYPDEHVEQVYEEILPAIPAAGSWSGESVHVCADGNRVIVDHALAMTDAGTLLCLVDDITEQKHREQTLRRERQRFERFVDAVEGYAIVSLDPEGFVTSWNDGAEGLLGYDSRAILGEHVSALYPEDKREAAVPEQRLDEARTEGTVEDGGWRVRSDGSTFWADVTTSAVFDAEGTHEGFLQVMRDISDQRDAGRSREHDRTFLEDALDVLEDVVYVLNEDGEIVRVTEQAVEKTGYERAELLSMDALELFADTDRARIRADIEAAFLDGASTIEAELVRKDGQTIPFEFRKRRLADQEGNVYVAGVGRDISERKRRERQLKRQLEQFEHFGSVVSHDLRTPLQTARGRLELAAETGEERHFEAAERALERMETLLGDLSKVMREGEFVSEVHPTSLLEVAQPVWESLAPGCATLQCEDDVTIQADQRALERLFENLFKNALEHAGANVTVTVGRFRDGWYIEDDGPGVPAPDRERIFEAGYSTATEGSGFGLASVRQLVVAHGWDITVAEGENGGARFEITDVAVVE